Within Eggerthella timonensis, the genomic segment GCGCGCTGGCTGAAGCAGTTCAGGCCGTTGATGTTCACGGTGCCCTCATCAGGGCGGATGAAGCCCATGAGGTTGCGCATGGTCACCGTCTTGCCGGCGCCGTTCGGTCCCAAAAAGCCGAACACCTCGCCCCGCTCCACGGCAAACGACACGCCGAACACGCCGCGCCCGCTTCCGTAATCTTTCTTGAGCCCCTCGATCGCAATCGCGGGGCCGATTGTTGCGCTCATCGGTATTCCTCCTTGTACGAATAGGCTTTCAGCATGTCGCACCAGCGGTACATCTCGTCCAGCATCGCATCCATGTCGAGGCGCTGATGCAGGGCGCGCTGCTGGTGCAGGTAGCCGTCAGCCAGCCAAATCAGCAGGTCGAGCACGTACTTCGGGTCGATGTCGTCGCGGAACCGGTCAAACCGCACGTTCTTGAAGTACGTGGAGAACATCAGGTCGATTTGCCGCTGCGTCCAGCTGTCCATCGTGTCCTTGATGTCTTTGTGCTCCGGGTAGAAGGCCCGGACGGAGAACTCCAGCAGGTAGGGGAAACGCGAAAGCACCTTGCGCTTGGTTTCAGCTGCGTACACGAGCAGATCGAAGAAATCGTCGATCTCGTAGAATCCGTCGTCCACCACCAGATCGGACACCTTCTCCATGAGGTGCTCCATGAGGTAGAGGTACAGCTCCTTCTTGTTCTTGAAGTAGAAGAACAGAAGGCCCTTCGAGATGCCAGCGCGTCGTGCGATGTCCTCGGTCGAAGCGCTTTTGTAGTCGCATCGACCGAACGTTTCCACGGCGGCGTTGACGATAGCCTCGCGTCGCTGTTCGGGGAGGTTCTCGAACTTGCTGAAGTCCGCATGCCCCCTATCGTCCGTTGCGCTCATTGCCGCCGCCTCCCTTCCTGCCGCTCTGCGGCCGTTGACCGCTCGGTCAACGGATTGGAGATCATGCTACCCCGTTGACTATTTTTTAGAAGGGGGTGAAAGGAGGAAATTTTTCGTCGTCGCCTGCAAGGGGGAAGGCGGCCCCATTGTCATCCTGCGCGCAAGGCGCCCGCACGCAGCACGTGAACGCATTCGCCCCAAACACACGCCTCGTGCGCGTTATGCGTGTGTTTGAGGCGAATGAGCGTACGCGACGCGACGCATTCGTTGACCTCGCTCGCCGCTAGCGTGCGTACACGGTGCGCTTGCGGGTTACCAGGCGGTCGACGAATTCGGTGGCGGGGCTGCGCAGGATCTCGCAGGGCGGCGCGAACTGCACGGCGCGGCCTGCTTCCATGACCAGCACCTTGTCGCCGAGGTCGAGCGCCTCGTCGATGTCGTGCGTCACGAACAGCACGGTGATGCCCGTCTGCCGGTGGATGCGTTTGATCTCGTCCTGCAGGCTGCTGCGGGTGATGGCGTCCACGGCGCTGAACGGCTCGTCGGCCAGCAGGATGTCGGGGCTGGCCGCCAGCGCGCGGGCGATGCCGACGCGCTGCGCCTGGCCGCCCGACAGCTCGGCGGGGTAGCGGTCCATGATGTCGCGCGGCAGCCCGATGATGTCCATCCACTTCGTTACGGCCGCCTCGGTGCGGCCCCTGTCGCCGCTGTTCAGCAGCGTGGGCACGTACGCGATGTTCTGCTCCACGCTGAGGTGGGGGAACAGCACGCTGCCTTGGATGGCGTAGCCGATGTTGCGGCGCAGCTCGATGGGATCGACGCTCGACGTGGCCTGCCCGTGTACGAGCACGTCGCCCTCGTCGGGCATCACCAGCGCGTTCACCATTTTCAGCAGCGTGGTTTTGCCGCAGCCCGAGCTGCCGATGATGGTGACGAACGCGCCCTCTTCGATGGCGAGGTCCACGTCGTTCACGGCCACGGCGTCGCCGAAGCGCTTGGTCACCTGCTCGAATGCCACTGCGGGCGCGCACGCGTCGTCCTGGGCAGCGGCGAAGCCGTCGGCATCGAGGGATTCCGTGCAACGCGTATGCGCGGATGCTGTTTCCATGCTACATCAGCCCCTTCTCGGTCAAAAACGCATCGGCCACTGCTTTCGGCTCCTGCCCCTGCGTTTCCACGGCGTTGTTCATGCGCGCCATGTCGGTGTCGGTGATGGCGCCTTGCAGCTTCAGCAGCTCGTCGCGCAGCTCGGGGTGCTTCTCCAGGGTGTCCTGGCGCACCACGTTGCCGCAGAGGTACGAGGGATAGAAGTGCTGGTCGTCCTCGAGCACCACGAGGCGATCGTCGGCCACCTTGCCGTCGGTGGTTGACACGACGATGGCGTCCACCTTGTTCTCGAACAACGCTTGGTACTTCAAGCTGATGTCCATGTCGCGCGTGGTGCCGAAGTCCATGCCGTAGGCAGCCTGCAAGCCGGGGTAGCCGTCCTGCCGGTCGTAGAAGTCGGGTTCCGCGCCGAAAGCGAGCTCGCCGGCCACGTTCGCGAGGTCGGAGTACGTGCGCAGTCCGTAGCGTTCGGCCACGTCCTTGCTCACGGCCAGGCCGAACGTGTTGTTGAAGCCGTACATGCCCACCCACGTGAGATTCAGCTGCGACTCATATTCCTGCTGCATGGTGTCGAACATCGACTCGTCGTAGGTGCTGTCATGCTTCAGCACGGCGTTCCAGCCTGTTCCGGTGTACTCGGGGTAGAGGTCGAAGTCGCCCTTCTCCATGCCGGGCTCGATGTTCGACGTACCGCCGCCCACGCCCTGCGTCAGCTCCACGGTGAGATCGGTGTCGTGCTCGATCAGCGTGTTCAGCATCTCGCCGAGGATGTACTGCTCGGTCATGGGCTTCGTCGCGATGTTCACCACGTTGTCGCCTCCGCCGCGATTCGCGAACGCGAAGGCCCCGCCTGCGATCAGCACCACGGCCGCGCCCACGGCTACGACGGCGCCCGTGCGCCGCCGAAAGCCTTGGCCCGCTCCCTTCTGCGTCCCGGTGCGCTTGCGATGGCGCGCGCTCGACGGCTCGAGGTGGCGGCGCGTCGACTTCTCGGCCAGCCCCAGCAGCAGGTCAACCACGATGGCCAGCAGCGCGATCAGCACGCTGCCCGCCAGCGTCATGGCAGGGGCGTTCGTCGTGATGCCGCGGTAGATGGCCACGCCCAGGCCGCCCGCGCCGATGAAGCTGGCGATGCCGGCCAGCGCGATGGTCATGGTGGCCATGTTGCGGATGCCGCTCATGATGATGGGCGCGGCCAGCGGCAACTCGATGCGGTAGAGCAGCTGGCGGTCGGTGGAACCCATGCCGCGCGCCGCCTCGATGATGGCGGGGTCGATGGTGGTGAGGCCGGTGTACGTGTTGCGCACCATCGGCAGCAGCGCGTACACGGTGAGCGCCACGATGGCCGTGAGGTCGCCGATGCCCGTGACGGGAATGAGGAAGCCGAACAGCGCGATGGACGGGATGGTGTACACGAAGTTCACCAGCGCGAGCACCGGTTTCGCTCCGCGCCGCCACGCGGCGATGGCGATGCCGAGCGACAACCCGATGAGGGCCGCCAGCGCAATGGATATGAAGGAAATGCCGATATGCTGCAGAAGAAGGTCGAAAAACCAAGCGCGCTTTTCGACGAGCAAGGCGAACATGGACTCGATCAAGGGTATTCCTCGCTTTCGCACGCGTTCGCTTCCATTGTACGGAAGTATTGGTTGGCGACGATGGGGGCGCTGGCGTGTTGCCCAACCGTCATCGGTTGTCGGCATCGCGTTCACCGAACGTGTGGTTTTCCCCGAGTAACCGACCCGTGTTCATTGCGTAGGGGGCCGCTGCGCTTTATCATAGTAAAGAGAGACGTATTTCCCCATCTGCCATATCCACCAGAGGCCGCACGTTCGAGGGCGGTCGTCGCGTACATTTCGGCAGTTTGGAAGAGGGGCCGCGCTCGCGCGGCAGGAAGGATGCGCCATGGCTAGTGAAAAGCAGATCGCTCTGTACGAGAATTTCAAGGCGATCAACTCTATCGATCCGGCAAGCTACGAGCAGTTCGACGTGAAGCGCGGCTTGCGCAACGCCGACGGTACCGGCGTTATCGCGGGGCTCACGAACATCGCGAACGTCCACGGCTACGTGGTGTCCGACGGCGAGAAGGTGGCCGACGAGGGCATGCTGCGCTATCGCGGCTACGACGTGTACGACCTGCTGGGCACCGATGCCGCCGATCGTCGCTTCAACTTCGAGGAAGTCGCGTACCTCCTGCTCATGGGCGAGCTGCCCACGCAGGAACAGCTGGATCGCTTCATCGCCGCTCTCGACGCCGAGCGCGAGCTGCCCGACGGATTCACCGCGTCCATGATCATGCGCGACACGCCGCCCGACATCATGAACATGCTGCAGCGCTGCATCCTGTTGCTGTACGCCTACGACTCCGAAGCCGAGGATCGCTCGCCCGAGCACGAGATCCACACCGCCATCTCGCTCATCTCGCGTCTCCCGCGCATCATGGTGCTGACCTACTATGCGAAGCAGGCGCGCTTCAACAACGGCTCCATGATCATGCATCGCTTCGTCCCCGGCCAGTCCACGGCTGAGACCATCCTGTCCATGCTGCGCCCCGACCGCCAGTTCACCGCCGACGAGGCGCGCATGCTCGACATCATGCTGTGCCTGCACGCCGAGCACGGCGGCGGCAACAACTCCACGTTCACCACGCGGGTGCTGACCTCGTCCGACACCGATCCGTACTCCACGTACGCCGGCGCCATCGGCTCGCTGAAGGGCTGGAAGCACGGCGGCGCGAACCACCAGGTGCTCGCCATGCAGAAGGAGCTCAAGGAGAACGTGGCCGATTGGTCCGACGAGGGCCAGGTGGCCGACTACCTGGCGAAGATCGTCAACAAGGAGGCCTTCGACAACACGGGCCTCGTTTACGGCATGGGCCACGCGGTGTACACGAAGTCCGACCCGCGCGCCATCATCTGCAAGCAGTTCGCCGAGAAGCTGGCCATGGGCACGGAGTACGAGGCCGAGTACCGCTTGCTCGAGAGCATCGAGCGCCTCGCGCCCGAGGTGATTCTGCGCGAGAAGGGCACGAGCAAGGACATGTGCGCGAACATCGACATGTACTCCGGCTTCGTGTACTCGATGATGGGCATCCCGGAGGACCTGTTCACGCCGCTGTTCGCGTGCGCGCGCATGTCCGGCTGGGCCGCGCACCGCTTCGAGGAGATCGTCTCGGGCAAGCGCATCATCCGCCCCGCGTACAAGAGCATCCGCAGCGGCAAGCGCGACTACGTCGCCATGGGCGACCGCTAGGCCGCGCACCCGCAGCGAACGAGTGTTTCACGTGAAACACTCGGGGTGCATCCGATAGAGCGCGCTCCTCCCCCTGCTGGGCGAGGAGCGCGTTTCGGTTTCGGCTGCATAGCGTGGGCGTCTGCGAGCCGGGGCCTCGAGTTGCGGTCGCGCGTCAAGCAGGGGAGGGTTCGAACGCCGGTTTTACGTGAAACTCGTTCGCGAACGCGGGGCCCGTAGCGTCGTCGGGCTTGTCGGCGCGTAAGAAAAGCGCCCGGAGCCGTTGGCTGCCGGGCGCGTCGCATTTCTGGCGGAGGCGGTAGGATTTGAACCCACGAAGCCTTGCGGCTTAACAGTTTTCAAGACTGCCGCCTTCAACCACTCGGCCACGCCTCCGCATGGGGTTGCCTCGGGTTCGGCGGGCGAGCGCGCAAGAGCGCCTCGATCCGCATCGTCGCGCGTCGTGCTTTTTCGCGCCGCGTTCCCGAATGCATCGGTAGGATACCATATAATAAGCCGCATGACCGACGAAGACTACATGCGCATGGCAATCGAGGAGGCGCATCGCGCCGAAGAGCTGGACGAAGTCCCCATCGGGGCCGTCGTGGTGTACGAGCCCATCGACCCCGCGACCCGCCGTCCCCTGGCCGAGCCGCAGGTGATCGCGCGGGCGTGCAACCTGCGCGAGACGACGCAAGATCCCGCCGGGCATGCCGAGTTCATCGCGCTCAAGCAGGCGGCCGATCGCCTGGGCGTATGGCGGCTGACCGGCTGCACGGTGTACGTGACGCTGGAGCCGTGCGTGATGTGCGCGGGCCTCATGCATCAGGCGCGCGTCGACCGCTGCGTGTACGGCGCCGCCGACCCGAAGGCGGGCGCCCTCGGCACTCTGTACGCCGTCAACGCCGACAAGCGCCTCAACCACACCTTCGAAGCCACGCCCCAGGTGCTGGGCGACGAGTGCGCCGAATTGCTGCGAAGCTTCTTTGCGAAAAAGAGAAAGAAACGGGGGAACCCCTCATGACGCAAACCAAGGCGGAGGCGCGTGCCGAGCGCCTGGCGAACGACGAGCACGCGGTGGACATGCTGGAGGTGGCGCGCCGAGCGCAGGGCGTTCACGTTGCCGGCTTCACCGGCCCCGATGCGGTCGAGCTGCTGGCGCCGGCGAAGGTGAACCTGTTCCTCGACATCGGCGGGAAGCGCGCTGACGGCTACCACGAGGCCGTCAGCATCATGCACTCGCTCATGCTGCACGACGTGCTGCACATGAAGCTGGCGCCGGGTTGCGGCGAGGGGCTTTCGATCGACATCACGTGCATCGCGCGCGAGGGGCTTCCGGAACTCGACGTGCCCACGGAGCGCAACATCGTGGCGAAGGCCGTGCGTCTGCTGGCCGACAAGCTCGGCCGCGCGAGCGACGAGAGGATGGTCGTCTGCGTCGAAAAGCACATTCCCGCCGAAGCGGGGTTGGGCGGCGGCTCTTCCGATGCCGCTGCGGCGCTGCTGGGCGCGGCCCGCTTGTGGGGCGTGCCGGCCGACGATCCGCGCATCGAGGAGGCGGCGCGCGCCCTCGGCGCTGACGTGGCGTTTTTCCTGCATGGCGGCTGCGCGTGCTTCACCGGCGTGGGCGATGAATTCGCTCACGACCTTGAGCCCATGCGCACGAGCGTCGTGCTCGTGAAGCCCGAAGGCGGCGTGTCAACGGCCGAGGCGTACCGAGCGTTCGACCGGCATCCCACGGTGATTCCGCAGGCCAGCCGCGAAGCCGCGCTCGCCGCGACGCAAGCCGTCGACGTGCCGCTGTGCAACAACCTGGTGCCCGTCTCCGAGCAGCTGCTTCCGGAGCTCGTGGACATCCGCGCATGGGCGAGCGAGCGCGCTGACGTCGAGCACGTGCTCATGTCGGGCAGCGGTTCGGCCGTGTTCGTGCAGTGCCCCTCGTTCGCCGCAGCGGGGCGCGTTGCTGCCGATGCCCGCATGCACG encodes:
- a CDS encoding ABC transporter ATP-binding protein, with the protein product METASAHTRCTESLDADGFAAAQDDACAPAVAFEQVTKRFGDAVAVNDVDLAIEEGAFVTIIGSSGCGKTTLLKMVNALVMPDEGDVLVHGQATSSVDPIELRRNIGYAIQGSVLFPHLSVEQNIAYVPTLLNSGDRGRTEAAVTKWMDIIGLPRDIMDRYPAELSGGQAQRVGIARALAASPDILLADEPFSAVDAITRSSLQDEIKRIHRQTGITVLFVTHDIDEALDLGDKVLVMEAGRAVQFAPPCEILRSPATEFVDRLVTRKRTVYAR
- a CDS encoding citrate/2-methylcitrate synthase; the protein is MASEKQIALYENFKAINSIDPASYEQFDVKRGLRNADGTGVIAGLTNIANVHGYVVSDGEKVADEGMLRYRGYDVYDLLGTDAADRRFNFEEVAYLLLMGELPTQEQLDRFIAALDAERELPDGFTASMIMRDTPPDIMNMLQRCILLLYAYDSEAEDRSPEHEIHTAISLISRLPRIMVLTYYAKQARFNNGSMIMHRFVPGQSTAETILSMLRPDRQFTADEARMLDIMLCLHAEHGGGNNSTFTTRVLTSSDTDPYSTYAGAIGSLKGWKHGGANHQVLAMQKELKENVADWSDEGQVADYLAKIVNKEAFDNTGLVYGMGHAVYTKSDPRAIICKQFAEKLAMGTEYEAEYRLLESIERLAPEVILREKGTSKDMCANIDMYSGFVYSMMGIPEDLFTPLFACARMSGWAAHRFEEIVSGKRIIRPAYKSIRSGKRDYVAMGDR
- a CDS encoding glycine betaine ABC transporter substrate-binding protein, whose translation is MIESMFALLVEKRAWFFDLLLQHIGISFISIALAALIGLSLGIAIAAWRRGAKPVLALVNFVYTIPSIALFGFLIPVTGIGDLTAIVALTVYALLPMVRNTYTGLTTIDPAIIEAARGMGSTDRQLLYRIELPLAAPIIMSGIRNMATMTIALAGIASFIGAGGLGVAIYRGITTNAPAMTLAGSVLIALLAIVVDLLLGLAEKSTRRHLEPSSARHRKRTGTQKGAGQGFRRRTGAVVAVGAAVVLIAGGAFAFANRGGGDNVVNIATKPMTEQYILGEMLNTLIEHDTDLTVELTQGVGGGTSNIEPGMEKGDFDLYPEYTGTGWNAVLKHDSTYDESMFDTMQQEYESQLNLTWVGMYGFNNTFGLAVSKDVAERYGLRTYSDLANVAGELAFGAEPDFYDRQDGYPGLQAAYGMDFGTTRDMDISLKYQALFENKVDAIVVSTTDGKVADDRLVVLEDDQHFYPSYLCGNVVRQDTLEKHPELRDELLKLQGAITDTDMARMNNAVETQGQEPKAVADAFLTEKGLM
- a CDS encoding TetR/AcrR family transcriptional regulator yields the protein MSATDDRGHADFSKFENLPEQRREAIVNAAVETFGRCDYKSASTEDIARRAGISKGLLFFYFKNKKELYLYLMEHLMEKVSDLVVDDGFYEIDDFFDLLVYAAETKRKVLSRFPYLLEFSVRAFYPEHKDIKDTMDSWTQRQIDLMFSTYFKNVRFDRFRDDIDPKYVLDLLIWLADGYLHQQRALHQRLDMDAMLDEMYRWCDMLKAYSYKEEYR
- a CDS encoding nucleoside deaminase, whose protein sequence is MTDEDYMRMAIEEAHRAEELDEVPIGAVVVYEPIDPATRRPLAEPQVIARACNLRETTQDPAGHAEFIALKQAADRLGVWRLTGCTVYVTLEPCVMCAGLMHQARVDRCVYGAADPKAGALGTLYAVNADKRLNHTFEATPQVLGDECAELLRSFFAKKRKKRGNPS
- the ispE gene encoding 4-(cytidine 5'-diphospho)-2-C-methyl-D-erythritol kinase; translated protein: MTQTKAEARAERLANDEHAVDMLEVARRAQGVHVAGFTGPDAVELLAPAKVNLFLDIGGKRADGYHEAVSIMHSLMLHDVLHMKLAPGCGEGLSIDITCIAREGLPELDVPTERNIVAKAVRLLADKLGRASDERMVVCVEKHIPAEAGLGGGSSDAAAALLGAARLWGVPADDPRIEEAARALGADVAFFLHGGCACFTGVGDEFAHDLEPMRTSVVLVKPEGGVSTAEAYRAFDRHPTVIPQASREAALAATQAVDVPLCNNLVPVSEQLLPELVDIRAWASERADVEHVLMSGSGSAVFVQCPSFAAAGRVAADARMHGWWARATTFGSTRAAVVPTRVR